The following coding sequences lie in one Myxococcus virescens genomic window:
- a CDS encoding amidase yields the protein MTYQRNPVKAPRVSGLALKAFVNALESGVGSVMLDKLTRDSGIERWREFSAGDAPPLQFPLPQGTAATEPQTPTEQAARAIAASASPPERESVAAYVRAYREGATDPVAVVNRIHESIARMDSGKQRLGLFIARKPDEVHRAAEASSERLREGRPLSVLDGIPVVLKDEVDLAGFPTTLGTRFRTQVAAADSTVAARLKAAGAIILGKANMNEIGINPIGLNPHHGAARNPWDTGRITGGSSSASAAAVAAGLCPLSIGADGGGSIRIPAALCGIVGLKATWGRIPETGVPPLCWNVGHVGPMGLTVDDVAAAYAVLAGPDGHDLVSQGQSPHHLSGYEDDGLSGVRLGICWDYFEDADTDVVARCKEAVAALSAAGARVVEIPPPDLNTVLWTHSCIILSEMSEVMLPHVKAHPSEFGLDTRTNLAIGRHFRATDLVHALRHRHRLTRELLAQMAGVDVLVTPTTATTAPLIPEAALPDGESNLPVVDALMRFVRLANLTGFPSLSVPAGFDEEGLPVGVQLTGRPYEEHLLLRLGRVVEQASEYRVPPVHLRALR from the coding sequence ATGACCTACCAACGCAATCCCGTGAAGGCGCCCCGTGTGTCGGGCCTGGCGCTCAAGGCTTTCGTGAACGCCCTCGAGAGCGGCGTCGGGTCGGTGATGCTGGACAAGCTGACGCGGGACAGCGGCATCGAGCGATGGCGTGAGTTCTCGGCGGGGGACGCGCCGCCGCTCCAGTTTCCGTTGCCCCAGGGCACCGCCGCCACGGAGCCGCAGACGCCCACGGAGCAGGCCGCGCGCGCCATCGCCGCGTCCGCCAGTCCGCCGGAGCGTGAGAGCGTCGCGGCCTATGTCCGCGCCTACCGCGAGGGCGCCACGGACCCGGTGGCCGTGGTGAATCGAATTCATGAGTCCATTGCCCGGATGGACAGTGGGAAGCAGCGCCTGGGCTTGTTCATCGCCCGCAAGCCGGACGAGGTGCACCGGGCCGCAGAGGCGTCCTCCGAGCGGCTGCGCGAGGGGCGTCCGCTGAGTGTGCTCGACGGCATTCCCGTCGTGCTGAAGGACGAGGTCGACCTGGCCGGGTTCCCCACCACGCTGGGCACGCGGTTCCGCACGCAGGTGGCCGCCGCGGACTCGACGGTGGCGGCCCGGCTCAAGGCCGCGGGCGCCATCATCCTCGGCAAGGCCAACATGAATGAGATTGGCATCAACCCCATCGGGTTGAATCCCCATCACGGCGCCGCTCGCAACCCTTGGGACACGGGCCGCATCACCGGTGGCAGCTCCAGTGCCTCCGCCGCCGCCGTGGCCGCGGGCCTGTGCCCCTTGAGCATCGGTGCCGACGGCGGCGGTTCCATCCGCATCCCCGCGGCCCTGTGCGGCATCGTGGGCCTCAAGGCGACGTGGGGCCGCATCCCGGAGACGGGCGTACCGCCACTGTGCTGGAACGTGGGCCACGTGGGGCCCATGGGGCTCACCGTGGACGATGTCGCCGCGGCGTATGCGGTGCTCGCGGGGCCGGATGGACACGACCTCGTCTCACAGGGGCAGTCACCGCATCACCTGTCTGGCTACGAGGATGACGGCCTGAGCGGCGTGCGGCTGGGCATCTGCTGGGACTACTTCGAGGACGCCGACACGGACGTCGTCGCCCGCTGCAAGGAAGCCGTGGCCGCACTGTCGGCCGCGGGCGCGCGCGTGGTGGAGATTCCGCCTCCCGACCTCAACACCGTGCTGTGGACCCACAGCTGCATCATCCTGAGCGAGATGTCGGAGGTGATGCTTCCCCATGTGAAGGCGCATCCGTCGGAGTTCGGGCTCGACACGCGCACCAACCTGGCCATTGGCCGGCACTTCCGGGCCACGGACCTGGTGCATGCCCTGCGGCACCGGCATCGCCTGACGCGTGAGCTGCTGGCGCAAATGGCGGGCGTGGACGTCCTCGTCACGCCGACGACGGCCACCACGGCGCCCCTCATTCCGGAGGCGGCGCTTCCGGATGGCGAGTCGAACCTGCCTGTCGTCGATGCCCTGATGCGCTTCGTGCGCCTGGCCAACCTGACGGGCTTCCCCTCGCTGTCGGTGCCAGCAGGCTTCGACGAAGAGGGGCTCCCGGTGGGCGTCCAGCTCACAGGCCGCCCCTACGAGGAGCACCTGCTGCTGCGCCTGGGCCGCGTGGTGGAGCAGGCCTCGGAGTACCGCGTCCCGCCTGTTCATCTGCGCGCACTTCGGTGA
- a CDS encoding glycoside hydrolase family 6 protein, with protein sequence MQPSNTAVSPFRRFTAPAALMLAAALTTGCGPSEPPAPKEAEALGSRTDALTELVSNGTFNGGTVSPWWSGPNTQSRVENARLRVDVGGGTANPWDALIGQDDIPLVNGRAYTLSFTASASVTTTVRVTVQLESAPYTAPLDRQITLDGTSRHFTFPFTSTLATQAGQVTFQMGGRATGFSAFIDDISLTTEDGGGGGGPLAMTSGFYIDPNSNPANWVRANSGDSRAARIQSSIANNLAARWFAAWSGDITTAVSSFVSAADAADKLPVLVAYNIPGRDCGSHSGGGAGSPEAYRTWISSFAAAIGNRPAVVIIEPDAVAQLDCLANDAERQTRISLIRYATEQFRDRAPNTWAYLDAGNALWINADTMAQRLENMGVRNVRGFALNVSNFYTTAQSASYAGSVNSSLNSRYGYTRPFVVDTSRNGNGSNGEWCNPAGRKIGTTNQVGVGGAEMTLWIKVPGDSDGQCGVAPNTPAGTFMPDVALRMIDGL encoded by the coding sequence GTGCAACCCAGTAACACCGCCGTCTCGCCGTTTCGTCGCTTCACCGCTCCGGCCGCGCTGATGCTCGCGGCGGCCCTCACGACTGGCTGTGGTCCCTCGGAGCCACCCGCCCCGAAGGAGGCCGAGGCGCTCGGCAGTCGCACCGACGCGCTGACCGAGCTCGTCTCCAATGGCACCTTCAACGGCGGCACCGTGTCGCCCTGGTGGAGCGGCCCCAACACACAGTCCCGTGTGGAGAACGCCCGCCTGCGCGTGGACGTGGGGGGTGGGACGGCCAACCCCTGGGACGCGCTGATTGGCCAGGATGACATTCCGCTGGTGAATGGCCGGGCGTACACGCTGTCCTTCACCGCTTCTGCTTCGGTGACGACGACGGTCCGTGTGACGGTGCAGTTGGAGAGCGCGCCGTACACCGCGCCGCTGGACCGGCAGATTACGTTGGACGGCACGTCACGGCACTTCACGTTCCCCTTCACGTCGACGCTGGCCACGCAGGCGGGACAGGTCACCTTCCAGATGGGAGGCCGCGCGACGGGGTTCAGCGCGTTCATCGATGACATCTCGCTCACCACGGAGGACGGCGGCGGAGGCGGCGGGCCGCTGGCGATGACGAGCGGCTTCTACATCGACCCGAACTCCAACCCCGCCAACTGGGTCCGGGCCAACAGCGGGGACTCGCGCGCTGCGCGCATCCAGTCCTCCATCGCGAACAACCTGGCCGCGCGCTGGTTCGCCGCTTGGAGCGGAGACATCACCACGGCGGTGTCCAGCTTCGTCTCGGCCGCGGACGCGGCGGACAAGCTGCCGGTGCTGGTGGCCTACAACATCCCTGGCCGAGACTGCGGGAGCCACTCGGGCGGAGGCGCGGGGTCGCCGGAGGCGTACCGGACGTGGATTTCGTCCTTCGCCGCCGCCATTGGCAACCGTCCCGCCGTCGTCATCATCGAGCCGGACGCCGTCGCCCAGCTCGACTGCCTGGCGAACGACGCCGAGCGGCAGACGCGCATCAGCCTGATTCGCTACGCCACCGAGCAGTTCAGGGATCGCGCGCCGAACACGTGGGCCTACCTGGACGCGGGCAACGCCCTGTGGATCAACGCGGACACCATGGCCCAGCGACTGGAGAACATGGGCGTGCGCAACGTGCGAGGCTTCGCGCTCAACGTGTCGAACTTCTACACCACCGCGCAGTCGGCCTCGTACGCGGGCTCCGTCAACAGCTCGCTGAACAGCCGGTACGGCTACACCAGGCCCTTCGTGGTGGACACCAGCCGCAACGGCAATGGCTCCAACGGGGAGTGGTGCAACCCCGCCGGCCGCAAGATTGGCACGACGAACCAGGTGGGCGTGGGCGGCGCGGAGATGACCCTGTGGATCAAGGTCCCCGGAGACTCCGACGGCCAGTGCGGCGTCGCGCCCAACACACCCGCAGGCACGTTCATGCCGGACGTGGCCCTGCGGATGATTGACGGCCTCTGA
- a CDS encoding pirin family protein: MNATSRRRFLLQSGLLVAASAIGCRRSEAPAVILQSQRNVVQTLEGVPATDGAGVRLTRVIGQPSLRNLDPFLMLDRFHSDDPGAYINGFPNHPHRGFETVTVMLEGRMRHRDSRGNSGLIAGGGSQWMTAGRGLIHSEMPEQVQGLMSGFQLWLNLPAKEKMCPPAYQDHTPEQLAEERLSPSGSRARVIAGHMNGLQGPVRERPTRPLLLTLALEDDRPFELDTPSDHTTFAFVSTGEVDLGPEDTSKPVREGSLALLGPGSRLRVRARNRRSELLIAAAMPLREPIVQYGPFVMNTREEIQQAFDDYRAGVLDQG, from the coding sequence ATGAACGCCACCTCGCGCCGCCGTTTCCTCCTTCAGTCGGGTCTTCTCGTGGCCGCCTCGGCCATCGGGTGTCGGCGCTCGGAGGCTCCGGCGGTCATCCTGCAGTCGCAACGCAATGTGGTGCAGACGCTCGAAGGCGTCCCCGCGACGGACGGAGCCGGCGTTCGCTTGACGCGGGTCATCGGGCAGCCCTCGCTGCGGAACCTCGACCCATTCCTCATGCTCGACCGGTTCCACTCCGATGACCCCGGGGCCTACATCAACGGCTTCCCGAATCACCCCCACCGGGGCTTCGAGACCGTCACAGTCATGCTCGAGGGGCGAATGCGCCACCGGGACAGCCGTGGCAACAGCGGGCTCATCGCCGGAGGTGGCTCGCAGTGGATGACGGCGGGCCGTGGCCTCATCCACTCGGAGATGCCGGAGCAGGTGCAAGGGTTGATGTCGGGCTTCCAGCTCTGGCTCAACCTCCCCGCGAAGGAGAAGATGTGCCCGCCCGCCTATCAGGACCACACGCCAGAACAACTCGCGGAGGAGCGCCTGTCTCCCTCGGGGAGCCGCGCGCGTGTCATCGCGGGCCACATGAACGGGCTCCAGGGTCCCGTGCGTGAGCGCCCCACGCGGCCGCTCTTGCTGACCCTGGCGCTCGAGGACGACCGTCCTTTCGAACTCGACACACCGTCGGACCACACCACCTTCGCCTTCGTGTCCACGGGCGAGGTCGACCTGGGACCTGAAGACACGTCGAAGCCGGTGCGCGAGGGCTCGCTGGCATTGCTCGGCCCGGGGAGCCGGCTTCGCGTGCGCGCGAGGAATCGCCGGAGCGAGTTGCTCATCGCCGCGGCGATGCCCCTGCGTGAGCCCATCGTCCAGTACGGCCCGTTCGTCATGAACACCCGCGAGGAGATCCAGCAGGCCTTTGACGACTATCGCGCGGGCGTCCTCGACCAGGGGTGA
- a CDS encoding RecQ family ATP-dependent DNA helicase translates to MHRADGARHSSLDTVLRERFGLTDFRPGQREVLDALLGPKAAALAVFPTGGGKSLCYQLPALLLEGITVVVSPLIALMKDQIDALARQGIRAARLDASLSVDDSREVTQALRDGSLKLLYVAPERFNNERFTALLRELRISLFAVDEAHCVSEWGHNFRPDYLKLAKAARDLSAERILALTATATPSVVRDICQGFGIPEENAVVTGFYRQNLTLETTPVHAEARDALLLGRLGSRAPGPTIVYVTQQKTAERVAAFLSAEGLPASAYHAGLEPEVRERVQEAWMASANGIVVATIAFGMGIDKADVRAVYHYNLPKGLESYSQEIGRAGRDGAPSVVELFACPDDVPSLENFALGDTPTREAIQSLVTELLGLGPELSVDMFALSTRHDVRPLVLRTALTYLELEGVLRQGTPYYAGYKVQPLMPLDALVGRFQGERGQFLRDVFAQAKKGRTWYSLDPAEVASSLRQPRERVVRAIEYLEEQGLVLLQVSEPRQRFTRLRPQEDAAALTALLHQRFQQREAQEVTRVRDVLKLVTHAGCQSNALVAHFGQRREQPCGHCTFCRTGEAQVLPAVRRRPTLPEGLDVAGFRALAAKHPESLGHPRQAARFLCGLSSPALTRAKLGGHKLFGALEGWPFAEVLDFCGQSAVA, encoded by the coding sequence ATGCACAGGGCAGATGGCGCACGACACAGCTCACTCGATACCGTTCTGCGCGAGCGGTTCGGCCTGACGGACTTCCGCCCTGGCCAACGTGAGGTCCTCGATGCGCTGCTCGGTCCGAAAGCCGCGGCGCTCGCGGTCTTCCCCACAGGTGGCGGCAAGTCGCTCTGCTATCAGCTTCCGGCGCTGCTGCTGGAGGGCATCACGGTGGTCGTCTCCCCGCTGATCGCGCTGATGAAGGACCAGATTGACGCCCTGGCCCGGCAGGGCATTCGTGCCGCGCGGCTGGACGCCTCACTGTCGGTGGACGACTCACGCGAAGTCACGCAGGCGCTGCGCGATGGTTCGCTCAAGCTCTTGTACGTGGCGCCCGAGCGCTTCAACAACGAGCGCTTCACCGCCCTGCTCCGTGAGCTGCGCATTTCCTTGTTCGCGGTGGACGAGGCGCACTGTGTCTCGGAATGGGGCCACAACTTCCGCCCGGACTATCTGAAGCTGGCGAAGGCCGCGCGGGATTTATCGGCAGAGCGAATCCTCGCACTCACCGCCACGGCGACACCCTCCGTCGTGCGAGACATCTGCCAGGGCTTTGGCATCCCCGAGGAGAACGCGGTCGTCACGGGTTTCTACCGGCAAAACCTCACGCTGGAGACGACCCCGGTTCACGCCGAGGCCCGCGACGCGCTCCTCCTGGGGCGGCTCGGCTCCCGAGCGCCCGGCCCCACCATCGTCTACGTCACGCAGCAGAAGACCGCCGAGCGCGTGGCCGCGTTCCTCTCCGCCGAAGGGCTCCCCGCCAGCGCGTACCACGCGGGACTGGAGCCCGAGGTCCGTGAGCGGGTGCAGGAAGCCTGGATGGCCTCCGCGAATGGCATCGTCGTAGCGACCATCGCGTTCGGGATGGGCATCGACAAGGCGGATGTACGGGCCGTGTATCACTACAACCTGCCCAAGGGCCTGGAGAGCTACAGCCAGGAAATCGGCCGAGCCGGGCGAGATGGAGCGCCATCGGTGGTGGAGCTCTTCGCGTGTCCGGACGATGTCCCCAGCCTGGAGAACTTCGCGCTCGGAGACACACCCACGCGGGAAGCAATTCAAAGTCTGGTGACCGAGTTGCTCGGCCTGGGTCCCGAGCTGAGCGTCGACATGTTCGCTCTGTCCACCCGGCATGATGTGCGGCCGCTCGTGCTGCGCACCGCGCTGACGTACCTGGAGCTCGAAGGCGTGTTGAGGCAAGGCACGCCGTACTACGCGGGCTACAAGGTGCAGCCGCTCATGCCCCTCGACGCGCTCGTGGGGCGCTTCCAGGGAGAACGGGGGCAGTTCCTGCGCGACGTGTTTGCTCAGGCGAAGAAAGGACGCACCTGGTACTCGCTCGACCCGGCCGAGGTGGCGAGTTCGCTTCGGCAGCCCCGCGAGCGCGTGGTGCGGGCCATCGAATATCTCGAGGAACAGGGGCTCGTGTTGCTCCAGGTCTCCGAGCCGCGGCAGCGCTTCACACGGCTGCGGCCCCAGGAGGACGCAGCAGCGCTCACGGCACTCCTCCATCAGCGGTTTCAGCAGCGCGAGGCCCAGGAGGTCACGCGTGTCCGGGACGTACTGAAGCTCGTCACCCATGCGGGGTGCCAGAGCAATGCGCTGGTCGCCCACTTCGGTCAGCGGCGGGAGCAGCCGTGTGGGCACTGCACCTTCTGCCGGACCGGGGAGGCCCAGGTGCTTCCCGCGGTGCGCCGGAGGCCGACACTGCCCGAGGGCCTCGACGTGGCGGGCTTCCGAGCCCTGGCCGCGAAACATCCCGAGTCGCTCGGGCATCCGAGGCAGGCCGCGAGGTTCCTCTGCGGATTGAGCAGCCCCGCCCTCACGCGGGCGAAGCTCGGCGGCCACAAGTTGTTCGGCGCACTGGAGGGCTGGCCCTTCGCGGAGGTGCTGGACTTCTGTGGCCAGTCGGCCGTGGCTTGA
- a CDS encoding MDR family MFS transporter gives MRTTHRPLTTLALALSLFMAALEATVVSTAMPTVVGELGGIQHYAWVFTAYMLSSTITVPIYGKLADLYGRKPVLLFGIVLFLVGSIASGLSTSMAMLIGFRTLQGLGAGAMQPVALTIIGDIYTLEERAKVQGAFSAVWGIAGLIGPITGGFIVKYFTWHWVFFINVPVGVGCLVLLLSYFHERVERKPQKLDYAGAALLTGWVVALLVGVQGVGVNLWGLPVAAVLLAAFVAVERKAAEPIIPMSIFKVPAIVISSIAGALFSAAMFGATTYVPLFVQGVLGGTPTEAGGMITPMIVGWPLAALVAGKLLLKTGFRPLIVGGLGLTVVGTTLMALLLGPQAPKLVPEVAMGLFGIGMGFASTALLIAVQTSVGWELRGVATASNMFFRTIGGAIGVGLMGGVMVSQLLKDPTVPISAANALMSPDHGQDLPADLLATLSGALGTGLSINFWLICAFTVAAFTAGLFFPKVSRTTTVASTEVAAPH, from the coding sequence ATGCGAACCACTCATCGTCCCCTCACCACCTTGGCCCTGGCCTTGAGCCTCTTCATGGCCGCCTTGGAAGCCACTGTCGTTTCCACGGCCATGCCCACGGTGGTGGGCGAGCTGGGCGGCATCCAGCACTACGCGTGGGTCTTCACCGCGTACATGCTGTCCTCCACCATCACCGTGCCCATCTACGGGAAGCTGGCGGACCTCTACGGCCGCAAGCCCGTGCTCCTGTTCGGCATCGTGCTGTTCCTCGTGGGCTCCATCGCCAGTGGCCTGTCCACGTCCATGGCCATGCTCATCGGCTTCCGGACGCTCCAGGGTCTGGGCGCGGGCGCCATGCAGCCGGTGGCGCTCACCATCATCGGGGACATCTACACGCTGGAGGAGCGCGCGAAGGTCCAGGGCGCGTTCAGCGCGGTGTGGGGCATCGCGGGCCTGATCGGCCCCATCACCGGCGGCTTCATCGTGAAGTACTTCACGTGGCACTGGGTCTTCTTCATCAACGTCCCGGTGGGCGTGGGCTGCCTCGTCCTGCTCTTGAGCTACTTCCATGAGCGCGTGGAGCGGAAGCCCCAGAAGCTGGACTACGCGGGCGCCGCGCTGCTCACCGGCTGGGTGGTGGCGCTGCTCGTCGGCGTGCAAGGCGTGGGCGTGAATCTGTGGGGCCTGCCCGTGGCGGCCGTGCTGCTCGCGGCCTTCGTCGCCGTGGAGCGCAAGGCGGCCGAGCCCATCATCCCCATGTCCATCTTCAAGGTGCCGGCCATCGTCATCTCCTCCATCGCGGGAGCGCTCTTCTCCGCGGCGATGTTCGGGGCCACCACCTACGTTCCGCTCTTCGTCCAGGGCGTCCTGGGCGGAACGCCCACCGAGGCCGGCGGGATGATTACGCCGATGATTGTCGGCTGGCCGCTGGCGGCCCTCGTCGCTGGGAAGCTGCTGCTCAAGACGGGCTTCCGCCCGCTCATCGTGGGCGGGCTGGGATTGACGGTGGTAGGCACGACGCTGATGGCGCTGCTCCTGGGGCCCCAGGCGCCCAAGCTGGTGCCGGAGGTCGCCATGGGCCTGTTCGGCATCGGCATGGGCTTCGCGTCCACCGCGCTGCTCATCGCCGTGCAGACCAGCGTGGGCTGGGAGCTGCGCGGCGTGGCCACCGCCAGCAACATGTTCTTCCGCACCATCGGCGGCGCCATTGGCGTGGGGTTGATGGGCGGCGTCATGGTGTCGCAGCTCCTCAAGGACCCGACGGTGCCGATTTCGGCGGCCAACGCATTGATGAGCCCCGACCATGGCCAGGACCTGCCCGCGGACCTGCTGGCGACGCTGAGCGGCGCGCTGGGCACCGGGCTGAGCATCAATTTCTGGCTCATCTGCGCCTTCACCGTGGCCGCCTTCACCGCGGGGCTGTTCTTCCCCAAGGTGTCACGCACCACGACGGTGGCCTCCACCGAGGTGGCGGCGCCGCACTGA
- the ffh gene encoding signal recognition particle protein: MLETVTKGFRAAKNRLAGKSELTPELVDESLRDIRVSLLEADVAFDVVKKFVARVREKSVGELVQTTITDTAGQKRKVSPMDHFIKICHDELEALMGPVDTSLKLKPKGQLSGIMMVGLQGSGKTTTTGKLASRLLQEGRKPLLVAADIYRPAAVDQLKVLGERLKVPVYHEPGIQPPELAKRGYAAAREQKCDVVLIDTAGRLAIDESLMAELESIKGNVQPDNILLVCDAMIGQDAVRTAAEFDRRLTLDGFILTKLDGDARGGAALSIKEVTGKPIKFLGMGESMDKLEEFRPAGLAGRILGFGDIVGLMKDFEKVVDEKKAEEDAKKLLSGQFTMKDFVEQIRMVRKMGPLKDLLEKFPLFGDLTEHLNPDEKELTKIESMYDSMTAKERLRPDTVNNSCINRIAKGSGRKVEEVKELLQKFGMMQQVMGTIGQNPGLLGRIPGFKQLGQLSQMKNMDLSSMFGGDPKMMEKMMSGGMPGMGMPMQLPQIAPGYTPPMGQAAMAKARLMGYAPPSAAGKSEDRDAIKERRKREKENKKKNRKKK; the protein is encoded by the coding sequence ATGCTCGAGACCGTAACCAAGGGCTTCCGCGCCGCCAAGAACCGCCTCGCCGGCAAGAGCGAGCTCACCCCGGAGCTGGTCGACGAGTCGCTGCGCGACATCCGCGTCTCCCTGCTCGAGGCCGACGTCGCCTTCGACGTCGTGAAGAAGTTTGTCGCCCGCGTCCGCGAGAAGTCCGTGGGCGAGCTGGTGCAGACGACCATCACCGACACGGCTGGCCAGAAGCGCAAGGTCAGCCCGATGGACCACTTCATCAAGATCTGCCACGACGAGCTGGAGGCCCTCATGGGGCCCGTCGACACCAGCTTGAAGCTGAAGCCCAAGGGCCAGCTGTCCGGCATCATGATGGTGGGCCTCCAGGGCTCCGGTAAGACGACCACGACCGGAAAGCTCGCCAGCCGGCTCCTCCAGGAAGGGCGCAAGCCCCTGCTCGTCGCCGCCGACATCTACCGCCCCGCCGCCGTGGATCAGCTCAAGGTCCTGGGCGAGCGGCTCAAGGTCCCCGTCTACCACGAGCCCGGCATCCAGCCGCCCGAGCTCGCCAAGCGGGGCTATGCCGCCGCGCGCGAGCAGAAGTGCGACGTAGTGCTCATCGACACCGCCGGCCGGCTCGCCATCGACGAGTCCCTGATGGCCGAACTGGAGTCCATCAAGGGCAACGTCCAGCCGGACAACATCCTCCTGGTGTGCGACGCGATGATTGGTCAGGACGCTGTGCGCACGGCGGCGGAGTTCGACCGGCGGCTGACGCTGGACGGCTTCATCCTCACCAAGCTGGACGGTGACGCCCGCGGCGGCGCCGCGCTGTCCATCAAGGAAGTCACGGGCAAGCCCATCAAGTTCCTCGGCATGGGCGAGTCCATGGACAAGCTGGAGGAGTTCCGCCCGGCCGGCCTCGCGGGCCGCATCCTCGGGTTCGGCGACATCGTCGGCCTGATGAAGGACTTCGAGAAGGTCGTCGACGAGAAGAAGGCCGAGGAGGATGCCAAGAAGCTCCTGTCCGGCCAGTTCACGATGAAGGACTTCGTCGAGCAGATCCGCATGGTCCGGAAGATGGGACCGCTCAAGGATCTGCTGGAGAAGTTCCCCCTCTTCGGCGACCTCACCGAGCACCTCAACCCGGACGAGAAGGAGCTCACGAAGATCGAGTCGATGTACGACTCGATGACGGCGAAGGAGCGCCTGCGGCCAGATACCGTCAACAACAGCTGCATCAACCGCATCGCCAAGGGCAGCGGCCGCAAGGTCGAAGAGGTCAAGGAGCTGCTCCAGAAGTTCGGGATGATGCAGCAGGTGATGGGCACCATCGGCCAGAATCCGGGCCTCTTGGGCCGCATCCCCGGCTTCAAGCAGTTGGGTCAGCTGTCGCAGATGAAGAACATGGACCTCTCCAGCATGTTCGGCGGCGACCCGAAGATGATGGAGAAGATGATGAGCGGCGGCATGCCCGGCATGGGCATGCCCATGCAGTTGCCGCAGATTGCTCCCGGCTACACGCCGCCCATGGGCCAGGCCGCCATGGCCAAGGCCCGGTTGATGGGCTACGCGCCGCCTTCCGCCGCCGGCAAGAGCGAGGACCGCGACGCCATCAAGGAGCGCCGCAAGCGGGAGAAGGAGAACAAGAAGAAGAACCGGAAGAAGAAGTAG